One region of Triticum aestivum cultivar Chinese Spring chromosome 6B, IWGSC CS RefSeq v2.1, whole genome shotgun sequence genomic DNA includes:
- the LOC123133217 gene encoding cytochrome P450 89A2-like, giving the protein MEGITIFYCLILSLPLIFMLSHHGRKKGAMKLPPGPPTLLFVAKFVVLGRSVFQIGPILRGLHARHGPIISIWLVRTFVFVADRRLAHSILIKSNGNFDDRPPSTEMMHLFFPHTISTSPYGAYWRLVRRNLHAQALHPSRLRLFAPARQRACDAILGSLRDDASRVIAVRPLLGRCLFEVLVCMSLGARLGQEVLDELQEMHQQIFHAITSFPVFSIFPALTKRLLRKRWATHVALNERRNEVLLPLIRAPRGGENPSCYADSLLELRVAEEGSRPLTDAEMVTLCSEFMTAAVDTTMSLIEWIMAELVNHPDVQAKVYQEVREKPELNEDDLCGMPYLKAVVLEGTRLHPGAHLIIPHGVKNDAEIGGYMVPKGSEVNFLVADFGLDETVWTAAREFRPERFLDGDDLDITGSREIKMAPFGAGRRMCPGYTLAIMHAEYFVGSLVREFEWLPPSPAEATVDMTEDLASIIAMKHPLRARIIPRA; this is encoded by the coding sequence ATGGAGGGGATCACCATCTTCTATTGCCtcatcctctccctccctctcatCTTTATGCTCAGCCATCATGGGCGCAAGAAAGGGGCAATGAAGCTCCCACCTGGTCCGCCCACTCTGCTCTTCGTAGCCAAGTTCGTGGTGCTCGGGCGGTCAGTCTTTCAAATTGGCCCGATACTTCGCGGGTTGCATGCGCGCCATGGTCCCATCATCTCCATTTGGCTGGTGCGCACCTTCGTTTTCGTGGCCGACCGCCGCCTCGCGCATAGCATCCTCATCAAGAGCAACGGCAACTTCGACGACCGCCCGCCCTCCACCGAGATGATGCACCTGTTTTTCCCCCACACTATCAGCACCTCGCCCTATGGGGCCTACTGGCGTCTTGTCCGCCGCAACCTGCACGCGCAGGCACTGCACCCGTCCCGCCTCAGGCTCTTCGCGCCGGCGAGGCAACGCGCGTGCGACGCGATCCTTGGGTCACTGCGCGACGATGCATCGCGGGTCATTGCGGTGAGGCCATTGTTGGGGCGCTGTCTTTTTGAGGTGCTTGTGTGCATGAGCCTTGGCGCCAGGCTTGGGCAGGAGGTGCTCGACGAGCTGCAGGAGATGCACCAGCAGATTTTCCATGCCATCACCAGCTTCCCCGTCTTCTCCATCTTCCCGGCGCTCACTAAAAGGCTGCTGCGGAAGCGGTGGGCGACGCACGTGGCGCTGAACGAGAGGCGGAACGAAGTGCTCCTGCCGCTGATCCGCGCGCCTCGCGGCGGCGAGAACCCCTCGTGCTACGCCGACTCACTCCTCGAGCTGCGCGTCGCCGAGGAAGGCAGCcgccccctcacggacgccgagaTGGTCACCCTCTGCTCCGAGTTCATGACTGCCGCCGTGGACACCACCATGAGCTTGATAGAGTGGATCATGGCGGAGCTCGTGAACCACCCCGACGTTCAAGCCAAGGTGTATCAGGAGGTGAGGGAGAAGCCTGAGCTCAATGAGGACGACCTGTGCGGGATGCCATACCTCAAGGCCGTCGTGTTGGAGGGCACGCGGCTGCACCCTGGGGCCCACTTAATCATCCCGCACGGCGTGAAGAACGACGCGGAGATAGGTGGATACATGGTGCCCAAGGGTTCTGAGGTCAACTTCTTGGTCGCCGACTTCGGGCTCGATGAGACCGTGTGGACGGCGGCGCGGGAGTTCCGGCCGGAGCGGTTCTTGGACGGCGATGACCTGGACATCACCGGAAGCAGGGAGATCAAGATGGCGCCTTTTGGCGCTGGCCGCAGGATGTGTCCAGGGTACACGCTCGCCATAATGCATGCGGAGTACTTCGTGGGCAGCCTCGTGAGGGAGTTCGAGTGGCTGCCACCATCACCAGCAGAAGCAACTGTCGACATGACCGAGGACCTAGCCAGCATCATCGCCATGAAGCACCCGCTCCGTGCTCGCATCATCCCAAGGGCTTAG